The sequence GGGGCCTGCCCCAGCCTCGCCTCGGCCATGGCCCAGGCGCGGCGGCTGCGGTCCTCCACGAAAACCGCAGCCGGATTGCCCGGGGCCCCGCTGGCCAGGACCAGCTGCATCATCAGCGTGGCCATGAAGGTGCCGTTGGACCAGTGGAACCAAAACAGGTGATCGGCGAAGTCGGGGTCGTCTGGCCCTGGCGCGAGCCGCCCGCCGCCGTAACGCCCGCAGATGTAGTCGCAGATGGCGCCGCTCTCGCCCAGCACGAGGTCGCCGTCGGTGATCACCGGCGCAATCCCCATCGGGTGCAGCGCCTTGTAGTCGTCCGGCGCCAGGCGGTTGTCCGCGCGCCGGTCGTAGCGCTTCAGGGCGTACTCGATCTCAAGCTCCTCGCACAGCCAGACGATGCGTTCGGATTGGGATATCCCGAGGTGGTGTACGGTGAGCATGTCCGCCTGCTGTGCTTGGATGTGGGAAGGCGAGGATAGGCCGCCGGGGGGCGCCCTAAAAGCCGTAGTATCGAACGGGACAGGGCCGGGGCGAATCACATAGCCGGTGCCTGGATGGCGCCACGCCCGCCGTCATCGCCTGGGGCGATCGAGCGCGGTCAGAGAACAAGGGCTACAGCATGCGCCGATCGACAGCATTCCTCGCGGCCCTGATCCCGATCTGCCTTTTGGCCTGGGGGCCGCAAGCGCGCGCCGGGGGCGGCAGGGTCGCCCTCACCTTCGACGACCTTCCGGCGCTGAGCCTGTTCAATGACCAGCCCTATGTGAACTACCTCAACGAGATGCTGCTGCGCGGGCTGAAGCGGCGGCGCCTGCCGGCGACCGGCTTCGTCAACGAGAGCAAGCTCGACCAGATCGACCGGGCTCAGCAGATCGCCAACCTGGAAAAGTGGCTGGACGCCGGCATGACCCTCGGCAACCACACCTTCAGCCATGAATCGCCCGATCAGCTGGGCGGCGCCGGCTATATCCAGGACATAGCGCGCGGCGAGCCGGTGACCCGCGGGCTGCTGGAAAAGCGCGGCCGATCGCTGGGCTGGTTTCGCCACCCCTATCTCGAGACCGGGGTTCCTGAGGCGGTCAAGAAGGAGATCGACGACTGGCTCGCAGCCCACGGCTACCGGATCGCGCCGGTCACCATCGACGCCGACGACTGGGAATTCGCCGAGCCCTATGACGACGCCATCGCCCGCCACGACGAGGCCCGGCGCCTGCGGATCAAGCGGCAATATCTCGAATACACCGAGCGCACCGTCGGCTGGTACCAGGCTGCGTCGACCGCCCTGTTCGGCCGGCAGATCGCCTTTGTCATGTTGCTGCACGCCACCCGGCTGAACGCCGATTGCATCGACGACCTGGCCGACATCCTCAAGCGCCGCAAGCTGAAGGGCGTGACCCTGGACGAGGCGATGAAGGATCCGGCCTATCGCACGCGCGACCCCTATGTGGGCCACGACGGCATCGACTGGATGGAGCGCTGGTCGAACGAACTGCACAAGGACCTGCCCTGGGACAGCTGGCAGGACCCACCCAGGCAGATCGTCGAAGAATACGACCGCACCAACAACGACCGGCACTGAAGGCTTGCGGAGCTCGGCGACCTAGCCCTAGCGACCGCTGCGGACCTCGCGGAAGGGAATGTCGCGGTCGACCTCGGGCTCGCGGGGCAGGCCGAGAACCCGTTCGCCGATGATGTTGCGCTGGATCTGGTCGGTGCCGCCGCCGATGGAGGTGAAATAGGCGTTCAGGGCCAGGAAGTTGGCGTCCTCCGAACGCGGATGATCGGGGCCTTCCAGCAGGCTCGCGGCGCCCAGGATGGCGGTGCGCACCCTCGCCTCCTCGTGCAGGATGCGGCTCATGGCCAGCTTGCCCAGGCTCATCACCGGGGAGGAGCTGCCCTGAGCCAGGTCGGCTTTGGCGCGGGCGGTGTTGAGGGCGTTGAGGCGCTTGTAGGCGATCGCCTGGGCGAGGTCCTGCCGCAGCAGCGGGTCGCCCAGGGCCCCCGCCTCCCGCGCCAGGGCGATCAGCGGCTCCTCGGTCTTGGACTCCGCCGCCCCTGAGCGCCCGCCGCGGGCGGATTCGCCCATCACCGAGCGCTCGTAGGCCAGGGCCGTCTGCAGCACGCTCCAGCCGTCGCCCAGGTCGCGCAGCAGGTTCTCGGCCGGAACGATGGCGTCGGTGATGAACACCTCGTTGAAGTGACTTTCGTCGGTGATCTGGCGCAGGGGCCTGACCTCGACCCCCGGCTGCTTCATCGGCAGGAAGAAAAAGCTGATGCCCTTGTGCTTGGGGACATCCCAGTCGGTGCGGGCGATCAGCATGCCATAGTCGGCGGTGGCCGCGCCCGAGGTCCAGACCTTCTGGCCGTTGACCACGAAATGGTCACCCACCCGCTCGGCCCGGGTGCGGATGCCGGCCAGGTCCGAGCCCGCGCCGGGCTCGGAATAGAGCAGGCACATGCCGACCTCCTGGCGCAGCAGCGGCAGGACCAGCTTCTGCTTCAGGGCCTCCGTGCCGCAGGCCAGAAGGGTGTTGGCCCAGAGATTGGTGCGGTCCTGGCCGGCGCCTGGCGCGCCGGCGGCGGCGAATTCGCGCTCGATGATCCGGGCCTGGGCGTCGGACAGGCCGCGGCCCAGCCAGGCCGCTGGCCAGCGGGGCACAGCCCAGCGCGCCTCGACCACCTTGGCCAGCCAGGCCTTCTGCTCGGGCGAGGCGGTCCAGCCGGCCCCGCCGCCGGAGCGCGGCAGGCCCTTCCAGTTGTCTGCCAGCCAGGCGCGGACTTCTTCGCGCAGGGCCTCGTCGGTCACGGGTGCGGCTTGCGTCATGATCAGGCTCCCAGCGCTTTCAGGAAGCGCTCGCGATGGGCCGGCGAGGCGCCGAACAACTGGGCGTCGGCGCGGGCCCGCCGCAGGTAGAGGTGGGCCGGATGCGCCCAGGTGAAGGCGATGCCGCCGTGCATCTGCACCGCGTCGGCGGTGGTCCGGGTGAAGGCGTCGGCGCAGGCGAAGGCGGCCAGGCTGACCGCAGCCTCCGCATCGGCGGCGCCCTCGGCCAGTCGGGCCGCGGCGTGGCGCGCCGCCGAGATGGCGCTCTCGGTCTCCAACAGGAGGTCGGCCGCCATGTGCTTGATGGCCTGGAAGGAGCCGATGGCGCGGCCGAACTGATAGCGGTTCTTGGCGTAGTCGACGGTGAAGTCCAGGCAACGCTGCGCGGCGCCCGCCTGCTCGCCGGCGAGGGCCACGAGGGCCAGATCGATGGCCGCCTGAACCGCCCGCCAGGCCGCGCCGCCGATCCGCCGGGCGGGCGCGCCCGAGAAGGTGATCCGCGCCAGCCGAAGCGTGTGGTCGAAGGTCGGCAGCCCAGCGAGACTGACGCCGTCGGCCTTGGGATCGACCTCGAAGACGGCCAGGCCATCGTCGGCCCGCGCCAGCACCAGCAGGACATCGGCGTTCTGGCCGTTGAGGACGTAGCTGGCGACGCCGTTAAGGGCGAAGGCCTCGTCCACGGCGTCGGCGGTGACCGATACTCCATCCTCGACCCAGGTTCCGGCGTCCCCAGTCAGGGCGGCGGTGACGATGGTCTTGCCGGCGGCCATGTCCGGCAGCAGCCGCGCCTTTGCGTCCTCGTCGCCCAGGGCGCGCAAGAGCTCGGCCGCCAGCACGCTGGAGGCCAGGAGCGGCGAGCACAGAAGCGCGGCGCCCGCTGCCTCCATCACCGCCTCGACCTCCATCGGCCCGGCGCCCGCGCCGCCATAGGCCTCCTCGATCACGAGGCCGGTGACGCCCATCTCGGCGAGCTGGCCCCAGAGGCCGGAGTCGTAGCCGGTCTCCGTCTCCATGGTCCGCCGCACGTCGGCCTCCGTGCTCTTGTCGGCCAGGAGCCGGCTGACCGCGTCGCGCAGCGCGGATCTTTCCTCTGCGGACAGACTGGCCATGCGGCGGCCTCCTTTATTTACGGACGATACCCGTCTAAAACTAGGCGCATGATGCGCGACGATGCAAGCTCGCAAACCAGAAAGGCCGACAATGCGCCGACGGGCCGGGGCCGTCCCCGCGACCCCCAGTTGGAAGACCGTGTGCTCGACGCGGCGATCGGCCTCTATGCCGAGGCCGGCTGGGCGGGTTTCAGCTATGAGGCCCTGGCCCGCCGCTCCGGCGTGGGCAAGGCCGGTCTCTACGCCCGCTGGAAGAGCCGCGAGGCGCTTTTGCGGCGGACCCTCGAGGCCCGATGGCTGGCCCCGGCGCGTATCGACACCGGTTCGCTACGCGGCGACCTCCTGGCCCTGGCCGGGCAGATCTTCGGGGTGCTGACCAGCGACCATGCAGGCGTCGCGCGGTGGATGCCGGCGGACGCCGTGCGCCATCCCGAGGTGGAGGCCGCCCTGACCCCCTACCGCGAGGCAACCGTCAGCCAGGGCCGGGCCATCGTGCGGCGGGCCATCGCCCGCGGCGAGATCGCGCCCAGCGTCAATCCGGGCCTGCTGATGGACCTGGTGGTCGGCGGGGTGACCAACCACGTCAGCACCACCCCGCGCCGCCTGCGCGCCGCCATGATCGCCAAGTCCGAGCGTTTCAGCGCCGATCTGGTGGACGCGGTGCTGCGCGGCGTTGGAGCCGGCGAGCCTATTTCGCCGGCGTCGAGCTGAACTCGGTCTCGATCGCCACGTCCACCTCGTCGCTGACGCCCATGCTCGAGCCTGGGGCCGGAACGCCGTAGGATATTCCGTAGGCGGAGCGCTTCAGCACGCCGTGGGCGGAAAAGCCGATCCTGGCGCCGCCGGGATCGAAATTGTTGGGCGGCCAGCCGCCGTTGTAGGTCACGTCCAGCACCACAGGCTTGGTCACCCCGTGCAGGGTGAGGTCGCCCGTGACCTTGGCCGCGTGCGGGCCGGTGAGTTCGACTGATGTCGAACGGAATGTGATCTGCGGGAACTGGGCGGCTTCGAACCAGCTCTTGCCCATCAGCTGATCGTGAAAGCCGGCCGGCGGGGTGTTCAGCTCCAGCGAGGTGGGGTCGATGGTCGCCTCGACTTTCATGGCCGTGGGGTGGTCAGGATCGAACGCCAGCGTACCGTCCACCCGAGAAAAACGGGCCGTGTAGTGGGAGAATCCAAGGTGGCTGACCCGAAACACCACCGAGGTGTGCGCCTTGTCCATGTAGTACTGGCCGGCCGGAGGCTGCGGCGCGGCGGCGGTCTGGGCGATCGCAGGGCTGGCGGCGAGGGCGAGTGAAAAGGCGGCCTTGGCCGCGAAGAGGGCTCGATAGGGTGGCATTGCAGGTCTCCTGGTTCGCCCTCAAGGACGCTCGAATTTCCGCCTTTCCTACACCTGGCTGGCGGACGCGCGAAAAATCTGCGCCAGGGCCGCGGTCAGAGGCAGGGAGACCGTGACCCGAGTCCCCTCGCCCAGCCGGCTGGCGACGGCCACCTGGCCAGCGTGCAGGTCCACCACCATCTTGACCAGATAGAGGCCGACGCCGGCGCCGACCACGCCGCCGACATTGCCGCCGCGGTGATAACGGTCGAAGACTTGAGGCAGGTCGGCGGGGGGAATTCCGATCCCGTGGTCCTGGACGATGATCTCCAGGACATGGTCGCGGACTTGGGCGTCGAGGTCGATCACGGCGGCGTCCGGGGAATACTTCACCGCGTTGGACACCAGGTTGCTGATCACCTGGTAGAGCAGCTTGGGATCGCCGACGAAGTCCGCCGGCAGTTCCCCATACCGCTCGACGATGCGGACTTCCGGAGCGATGTCGCGGTGAACCTGGCAGACCTCGCGCAGCAAGGCCGCAGGATCGAAGGCGACCGGATGGTAGTAGAGCTTGGCGTCGCCGTCGGACAGGCGTGTGGATTCCAGCAGCTGCTCGATCGCGTGGCGCAGCCGCAGCACCGCCTTCCTGATGCGCCCTGCCCGCTCTGCGACGTCGTCGGGCGACAGACGCCCCTTCAGCGAGGCCAACCTCTGGGCGTGGCCGTCGATGATGGTTAGGGGCGTCCTGAACTCATGCGAGGCCATGGAGACGAAATTGCGCTGCATCCCGGTCAACCTGCGCTCGGCCTCCAGCCGCTCCTCCAGAAGGCTCGCCTGTTGGATCAGGGCCTGCTGGCTGCGCGCCAGTTCGATGGCGTTGGCGCGGAACACCACCACGGCGCGGGCCATCTCGCCGACCTCGTCGCGCCGGCGAGTGTAGGGGATGTCGATGCGGGTCTCATTGGCGGCCAGCGAGCGCATTCGCGCAGTCAGGTCCAAGAGGGGCCGGGAGATGGCGCGGGTCGTGTAGTACACGCCGCCCGCCAGCCCCAGCGCGGCAAGGACGATGGCGGCGGCGATCAGGGCCCGCGCGGTCCGGTAGGCCACAGTGGCCTGTTTGCTGGCCTCTCGGGCGCGGACCACCGTGCGGTCGGTGAGGACGCCGAGGGCGTCGCTGGCGGCCGCGTAGGCCTTCAGCGAACCTGAGGCGTAGAGCGCATCGGCCTCGGCCTGGCGCCCCTCGCGCGCAGCGGACAGCACCTGCCCCGAGACGGCGTGGTAGGCGTTCCAGTTCCCGATGAAACGCGCGTAGAGCGCCCTTTCCTCGGCATCGTGCGCCACCTGCAGATAACTGCGCTCGGCCCGGGCGACCTGGCGATCGATCTCGACGATCTCGCGATCCATCTCCGCCTTCTGCGGGTCGCTGTGGGCCAACAGGCGGCTCGCCTCCGCAGCGCGGGCGTCGGAGGTGTAGTTGTTCAGGTCGCCGAGCGCGCGGGTGCTCTGCAGCCAGCGGTCGCGGATCTCGGCGGAGACCCGGTTCACGTCGCGGAGTTCGCTGACGCTGAACGCCCCGAGGATCGCCACCAGCACCAGGAACAGCAGGAACACCGCCGAAAGGCCGGTGCGGATCGAGCGCCAGGGGTTGACGGAGAGCTGCGGCACGGGGCCGAGCCTATTGAGCTTGCCGCCAAGGCTCAATGCTGGCGAACAGGCCAGGCTCTCGTATAACCACGCCGATGTCGCAAACGCCGAAAGCCCCCGGCGAAGCCGAGCCGCCGACCGTCCTCTGCATCGAGGACGACCGGGAGACCGCGGGCCTGCTGGCCGAGGACCTGACGGAGCGCGGCTATCGCGTACTGGTCCGCCACAACGGGCGCGAGGGCCTCTCTGCGATCATGGCCCAGCGGCCGGACCTCGTGCTGTGCGACCTGAACATGCCGATCATGTCCGGCTTCGAGGTGCTGGAGCGGCTGACCGCCAACGCCCCCTGGCTGTCCGACATGCCGTTCGTATTCCTCACCGCCCTGACCGACCGCGACAGCGAACTGCGCGGGCGCCGGCTGGGAGCCGACGACTATGTGACCAAGCCGATCGACTTCGACATCCTGGCCACTATCGTCAAGGCGAGGCTGTCGCGCGTCCCGCGCCGCGACCTCTGGCGACGCGACGTCGCCCTGAGCCCGCGCGAGATCGACGCCCTGACCTGGTCGGCCCGTGGCAAGACCTCGGACGAAATCGCCCAGATCCTCGACCTGACACGCCGCACGGTGGATTTTCACCTGGACAACGCCCGCACCAAGCTGGGCGTGGCAACGCGCACCCAGGCGGTCGCGGTGGCCATAGCCGCCGAACTGATCATGCTCTAGCCGCTCCGGCGCATCACGGCGCGCCTGTGACAAGTCACAGTTCACGCCCCAGCCCCCCCGGCCTAGGTTTTCCACAAACCGCATTGCGGGCTGGCGGGGGCCAGACGTCTGGAGCGAACGTGAACACGTCCTATATGCCAAGAGCGCTCGCCGGCCCGGTGACCGCCTACCTGGCCATGGTCGTCGGCATGGCCCTCTGCATGGCCGAATTCCCGGACCATCTGGCCGCCGTGGCCGGCGCCTTCGTCTTCGCCCATGCGGCGGCCTCAATGGCCGTGGCCGCGGTGCGGCAGGAGATGAACATGCTGCAGGACGTCGTGCGGCACAGCGAACTGACCAAGCGCATCGGCATCGACGAACTCGCCCGGCGCATGGCCCGCGGCGAGGCCTCGTCGCTGCACGTTGATGCGCCCCATATCTGGAAGGCGGCCAGCGAGGAGGCGCGCGAGGAGTTGGACGGCCTGGCCGCCGGCGCAGAGGCCGGGACGCAGGAGCCGGCGCTCTTGCCGGCGATAATCGCCCATTTCGCGCTTCTGGCGCTGTACTACGGCTTCGCCGTGGCCCTGGCGGCCACCATGGCCAAACTGCCCAAGCTCCTGTGAGCCCCCTCACGCGACGCACACAATGGACGATCCTGGTGGCGGCGGCGATCGTCGGCGGCGGTCTGTTCTTCGGCGCGCCGCGGCTCACCGCCCTGTTCGCGCCACCGCCGGCGCCTGCAGATTCGCCCCCGCCCAAGGGCGGTTTCCGCCCCACCGACGAGCAATGGTCCACCTTCCGCTTCGCCGCGGCCGAGCCTCGGACGTTCCGAATCGCCGCCGCGACCGACGGTAAGATCGCGACAGACGACGACCGCACCACTCAGGTGTTCTCGCCGTTCTCGGGCCGGGTGACGGCAGTGATGGCTGTGGCCGGCCAGGCGGTGCGCGCAGGCCAGCCCCTGTTCGCCGTCCAGGCCCTGGAGTTCGTGCAGGCCCGTAGCGACCTGGCGACCGCCGCCGCCCAGGTGCGCGTCGCCGAGGCGGCGGAAGCGCGGCAGCATGCGCTTTACGCCGCGAGCGGCGCGGCGCTGAAGGACTGGCAACAGAGCCAAGCGGACCTGGCGAGCGCCCGCGCGGCCCTCGCCTCGGCGCGTGATCGGCTGGCGCTGCAGGGGGTTAGCCAAGCTTCGATCGCCGCCCTGGAACAGTCCGGCGCAACCGACCGGGGCCGGGCGGTGGTCGCCGCGCCGATCGCCGGGATGGTCCTTCAGCGCAATGTCGGCGAGGGCCAGAACGTCGCCAGCATCGCCAGCGGCGGCGCCACCCCCGAATTCGTGGTCAGCGACCTCTCGCACGTCTGGCTGGTGGCCAATCTGCGCGAGACCGATGTCGCCCGCGTCCGGCTGGGCCAGGCCATGGAGGTGCGCGCCAACGCCCTGCCCGGCGAGGTTTTCCAAGGCCGGCTGGACTTCATCGCCCCGACGGTCGATCCCAACACGCACCGCGTCGCCGTCCGCGCGACGATCGAGAACCTCGGCCTGAAGCTGAAGCCCGAGATGTTCGCCGAGGCGCGCCTCCTGACCCCTCAGGCTGCGCCCGGCGTCAGCGTACCGGAGGCGGCGGTGATCTTCGAGGCCGATACCGCGCGGGTGTGGGTGGCCGGCCCTGGTCACACCCTGTCGCTGCGCCAGATCCGCGTCGGCCGGGTCGAGGACGGCGCGGTCGAGGTCGTCTCTGGCCTGAGGACCGGCGAGCAGGTGGTGACCAGCGGCTCGCTGTTCATCGACCGCGCGGCGCAGGACCAGTAG is a genomic window of Phenylobacterium montanum containing:
- a CDS encoding glutathione S-transferase family protein translates to MLTVHHLGISQSERIVWLCEELEIEYALKRYDRRADNRLAPDDYKALHPMGIAPVITDGDLVLGESGAICDYICGRYGGGRLAPGPDDPDFADHLFWFHWSNGTFMATLMMQLVLASGAPGNPAAVFVEDRSRRAWAMAEARLGQAPFFGGANLTTADIMMVYCLTTSRAFRGASIEGYPNLRAYLQRIGQRPAYQRAMAKAEPGMAPMLA
- a CDS encoding polysaccharide deacetylase family protein, producing MRRSTAFLAALIPICLLAWGPQARAGGGRVALTFDDLPALSLFNDQPYVNYLNEMLLRGLKRRRLPATGFVNESKLDQIDRAQQIANLEKWLDAGMTLGNHTFSHESPDQLGGAGYIQDIARGEPVTRGLLEKRGRSLGWFRHPYLETGVPEAVKKEIDDWLAAHGYRIAPVTIDADDWEFAEPYDDAIARHDEARRLRIKRQYLEYTERTVGWYQAASTALFGRQIAFVMLLHATRLNADCIDDLADILKRRKLKGVTLDEAMKDPAYRTRDPYVGHDGIDWMERWSNELHKDLPWDSWQDPPRQIVEEYDRTNNDRH
- a CDS encoding acyl-CoA dehydrogenase family protein, translated to MTQAAPVTDEALREEVRAWLADNWKGLPRSGGGAGWTASPEQKAWLAKVVEARWAVPRWPAAWLGRGLSDAQARIIEREFAAAGAPGAGQDRTNLWANTLLACGTEALKQKLVLPLLRQEVGMCLLYSEPGAGSDLAGIRTRAERVGDHFVVNGQKVWTSGAATADYGMLIARTDWDVPKHKGISFFFLPMKQPGVEVRPLRQITDESHFNEVFITDAIVPAENLLRDLGDGWSVLQTALAYERSVMGESARGGRSGAAESKTEEPLIALAREAGALGDPLLRQDLAQAIAYKRLNALNTARAKADLAQGSSSPVMSLGKLAMSRILHEEARVRTAILGAASLLEGPDHPRSEDANFLALNAYFTSIGGGTDQIQRNIIGERVLGLPREPEVDRDIPFREVRSGR
- a CDS encoding acyl-CoA dehydrogenase family protein encodes the protein MASLSAEERSALRDAVSRLLADKSTEADVRRTMETETGYDSGLWGQLAEMGVTGLVIEEAYGGAGAGPMEVEAVMEAAGAALLCSPLLASSVLAAELLRALGDEDAKARLLPDMAAGKTIVTAALTGDAGTWVEDGVSVTADAVDEAFALNGVASYVLNGQNADVLLVLARADDGLAVFEVDPKADGVSLAGLPTFDHTLRLARITFSGAPARRIGGAAWRAVQAAIDLALVALAGEQAGAAQRCLDFTVDYAKNRYQFGRAIGSFQAIKHMAADLLLETESAISAARHAAARLAEGAADAEAAVSLAAFACADAFTRTTADAVQMHGGIAFTWAHPAHLYLRRARADAQLFGASPAHRERFLKALGA
- a CDS encoding TetR/AcrR family transcriptional regulator, whose product is MLDAAIGLYAEAGWAGFSYEALARRSGVGKAGLYARWKSREALLRRTLEARWLAPARIDTGSLRGDLLALAGQIFGVLTSDHAGVARWMPADAVRHPEVEAALTPYREATVSQGRAIVRRAIARGEIAPSVNPGLLMDLVVGGVTNHVSTTPRRLRAAMIAKSERFSADLVDAVLRGVGAGEPISPASS
- a CDS encoding YceI family protein, with the translated sequence MPPYRALFAAKAAFSLALAASPAIAQTAAAPQPPAGQYYMDKAHTSVVFRVSHLGFSHYTARFSRVDGTLAFDPDHPTAMKVEATIDPTSLELNTPPAGFHDQLMGKSWFEAAQFPQITFRSTSVELTGPHAAKVTGDLTLHGVTKPVVLDVTYNGGWPPNNFDPGGARIGFSAHGVLKRSAYGISYGVPAPGSSMGVSDEVDVAIETEFSSTPAK
- a CDS encoding sensor histidine kinase; translated protein: MPQLSVNPWRSIRTGLSAVFLLFLVLVAILGAFSVSELRDVNRVSAEIRDRWLQSTRALGDLNNYTSDARAAEASRLLAHSDPQKAEMDREIVEIDRQVARAERSYLQVAHDAEERALYARFIGNWNAYHAVSGQVLSAAREGRQAEADALYASGSLKAYAAASDALGVLTDRTVVRAREASKQATVAYRTARALIAAAIVLAALGLAGGVYYTTRAISRPLLDLTARMRSLAANETRIDIPYTRRRDEVGEMARAVVVFRANAIELARSQQALIQQASLLEERLEAERRLTGMQRNFVSMASHEFRTPLTIIDGHAQRLASLKGRLSPDDVAERAGRIRKAVLRLRHAIEQLLESTRLSDGDAKLYYHPVAFDPAALLREVCQVHRDIAPEVRIVERYGELPADFVGDPKLLYQVISNLVSNAVKYSPDAAVIDLDAQVRDHVLEIIVQDHGIGIPPADLPQVFDRYHRGGNVGGVVGAGVGLYLVKMVVDLHAGQVAVASRLGEGTRVTVSLPLTAALAQIFRASASQV
- a CDS encoding response regulator transcription factor, with amino-acid sequence MSQTPKAPGEAEPPTVLCIEDDRETAGLLAEDLTERGYRVLVRHNGREGLSAIMAQRPDLVLCDLNMPIMSGFEVLERLTANAPWLSDMPFVFLTALTDRDSELRGRRLGADDYVTKPIDFDILATIVKARLSRVPRRDLWRRDVALSPREIDALTWSARGKTSDEIAQILDLTRRTVDFHLDNARTKLGVATRTQAVAVAIAAELIML
- a CDS encoding efflux RND transporter periplasmic adaptor subunit, with translation MSPLTRRTQWTILVAAAIVGGGLFFGAPRLTALFAPPPAPADSPPPKGGFRPTDEQWSTFRFAAAEPRTFRIAAATDGKIATDDDRTTQVFSPFSGRVTAVMAVAGQAVRAGQPLFAVQALEFVQARSDLATAAAQVRVAEAAEARQHALYAASGAALKDWQQSQADLASARAALASARDRLALQGVSQASIAALEQSGATDRGRAVVAAPIAGMVLQRNVGEGQNVASIASGGATPEFVVSDLSHVWLVANLRETDVARVRLGQAMEVRANALPGEVFQGRLDFIAPTVDPNTHRVAVRATIENLGLKLKPEMFAEARLLTPQAAPGVSVPEAAVIFEADTARVWVAGPGHTLSLRQIRVGRVEDGAVEVVSGLRTGEQVVTSGSLFIDRAAQDQ